A segment of the Streptomyces pactum genome:
CGGCGGCGCCGATGGCCACGTCCGTGAGCCCGGCCCGCCAGGGCCGTCCGAACGTGTCGGTGACGACCACGCCGACGTCGATGCCGAGCGCGTCGCGCAGTCCGTCGCGGATGCCGCGCGCTGAGGCGTCCGGGTCCCGGGGGAGCAGCAGCACCGTCCCGGAGGGCGTGTTGGAGGCGTCGACCCCGGCCGCGGCCAGGACCAGACCCTGGCGGTTCTCGACGATGCGCAGCGCGCCGCGCCGGGCCACCACCCGGACGGTCTCCGCGTCGATCGCGGCCTCCCGGTCGGTGGCCTCCACGACACGTCCCTCGGCCTTGGACACGATCTTGGACGTGACGAGCAGCACGTCCCCGTCCGCCAGCCCGGGCTCGGCCGCCGCGATCAGCTTGGCCAGGTCGTCGCCCGGCCGCACCTCCGGCAGCCCGGGGACGGCCCACACCCGGTAACCCTCCCGGGCGCCGTCCCGGTGGCCGTCCCGGTGGCCGTCCCGGTGGCCGGGACGATGGACGGGCGCATCGTCACGCACGCCGTCGCTCATGCCTCCCGTACCTCCTCCGCCAGCGTCAGCGCATCCCGGGCCATCTGCGCCGTCGCGTCGAGGCCGGTCATCATCAGCGGGACGGCGCGGCACAGGATGCCGGCCGCCTTCACGCGCGTGACGGAGTCCGAGTCGACGGTGTCGACCAGCCAGCCGTCGAGCAGACCCGAGCCGTAGTACTCGGCGACCGCGGCCGCGGTGGACTCCACGCCGACCGCCGCGAGTACCTTGTCCGCCATCCCGCGCACGGGCGCGTCCCCGACGATCGGGGAGAGGCCGACCACCGGGACCCCGGCGTCGGCGATCGCCTCCCGGACGCCGGGCACGGCGAGGATCGTGCCGACCGATACGACCGGGTTGGACGGCGGGAAGAGGATCACGTCCGCCTCCGCGATGGCCTCCAGGACCCCGGGCGCCGGCTTCGCCTGCTCGGCGCCGACCGGTACGACCGCCTCGGCGGGGACCGAGGCCCGCAGCCGTACCCAGTACTCCTGGAAGTGGACCGCCTTGCGCTCCCCGTCGAGCTCGACGGCGACGTGGGTCTCCACGCGGTCGTCGGTCATCGGAATGAGGTGCACGCCGGGTTTCCAGCGGTCGCACAGGGCCTGGGTCACCGCGCTGAGCGGATAGCCGGCGGCGATCATCTGCGTCCGCACGATGTGCGTGGCGAAGTCGCGGTCGCCGAGCCCGAACCACTCGGGTCCGACGCCGTACGCCGCGAGCTCCTCCTTGAGATGGAAGGTCTCGTCGGTCCGTCCCCAGCCCTGCTCCTCGTTGATGCCGCCGCCGAGCGTGTACATCACCGTGTCGAGGTCCGGGCAGACCTTCAGCCCGAAGAGGTGGATGTCGTCCCCGGTGTTGCCGATGACCGTGATGTCCGCGTCCGGCGCGGCCTGCTTCAGACCACGCAGGAACCGTGCACCGCCGATGCCGCCTGCCAGAACCACAATGCGCATGGCCCCAGTCTCGCAGGCGGGTACGACAGTGCGTCAGGCAGTCGTCACAGCACCGGCACCGGCACCGGCGCCCGCGCACCGCGCGGAGTGCATCGGCATCTGCGTCAGCCCCGGGAAGTAGACGTGCAGGCTGACCGCCGGCTCCAGCGCGTCGTTGACCACCTCGTGCACGTAACCCGGCGCGAACACCCGACCCCACTCCCGGCCGCGCTCGAGCGGGGTCACCCCCGCCGGCCCCGCCCGCAACACGCGCGTGCCGCGCTCGGTGTGCTCGGTCAGGGCGCCGTCCAGGACGGTCAGCACACCGGAGGAGGGGCCGTGGTCGTGGCGTCCGCTGCCCTGGCCGGGCAGCCAGGACAGCAGCCACACCTCGTATCCGGGGCCGGTGCGCAGCCGGCGGTACCAGCGTGTCGTCGCGTCGTATCGGACGAGGTGCTCCCACTGGGAGCGGTCGGCGGCGATGGAGCGGGCCAGGCCGGCGAATTCGGCGACGGTGGCCGGGTGCTCGCGCGGTGTCTGCAGGAGGTGGGGGACTTCGAGGATGTCGCCGGCGATCTGGAGGTCGCTGTTGCTGTTCATGGGTGCGGTGGGTCCTCGGCGGAAGAGTGCGGGGAGTGGCGGAACGCGAAGAGGGCACGCCCGGGTCGGGCGGGCGACGAAGAGTCGAGTCGCGTGGACTCGGGACCAGCCGGAGCGCGGTTGGCTCAACAGTTGGAACAGCGACAACAGCTACAGCGAGCGCGGGCAGCACCATGGGACCCGGCGGTGCGGGTCGAGGCGAGCGCCAAGTTCGCGAGCATGCCCACAAGGACAGCGGCTCACACCGGCACTGTCAACTTGATGCCCGTTATGTGGGACATGGTTCACCTCATCCGGTTCATCTCACAGGTGAAAGGTTTGCTCAGGGGGCTTCCGGGACACATGGCGCACAAGCCGGGCGCACAACCCCCGTTGCGATCTCGTGATCCGAATGTGATCAGGTTCGCTTCGGCGTGTGTATCGGAACGGGATCGATCGCCGGGGCGTCCTTCCTGGTGCGGGTTCTGCGCGAGCGGGGCGCCTTCGGGGCTCACGTTGGTATGTCGAGGTTTAAGGCGATTTGAACACTTTCCGCTTGGCCTTGGTTCCGCAGAGTGAATAAGGGGCCCAATAGCAGATCCCGGCTTGACTCGCCCGGAGCAGCACACTTGTAATTTCACTCGTGTCGTTCAGCCGGAATCGGTAACGGCTAGATCACGGGGACGCGAAAGACAGACGAGGGGCGCACATGACCGAGCTGGTGCAGCAACTGCTGGTCGACGACGCGGACGAGGAGCTCGGCTGGCAGGAGCACGCACTGTGCGCCCAGACCGACCCCGAGTCCTTCTTCCCCGAGAAGGGCGGCTCCACCCGGGAGGCCAAGAAGGTCTGCCTCGCCTGCGAGGTCCGCTCCGAGTGCCTCGAGTACGCCCTCGCCAACGACGAGCGCTTCGGCATCTGGGGCGGCCTGTCCGAGCGGGAGCGCCGCCGGCTGAAGAAGGCCGCCGTCTGACCCGCCGCGCGTCCGTACCGGGTACGCCCGGGACACGTCCGGCCGGACACCGACGGGATCGGCGGGACCAGCAATCGGTGGGATCGGCGGGACCAGCGCAATCGGTGGGACCCGCGCAATCGGTGAGATCGGCAGGATCGGCAGGAACGGCGCAATCGGCGGGAACGGCCCCTCGCAGGCGGGTTGTCCACAGGCGGCGGGCCGCCGTCGTGTCCAGCCGATAGTGTGGGCGCTCGTCCGAGACGCTCCGCCACCCCCAACAGGCACGGGCGTCCACCGCAGTCCACCGAACCGGGGCCCGTACCTCGATGTCCGTGCACAGCCACACGGCAGCCCAGCAAGACCTCGCTGCCGCACCTGAGTTCCCGCGTCATGTCGTGACCGCGGTCCTCGTCGCCCACGACGGAGCCCGTTGGCTGCCCGACGCGCTCGCCGGGCTGCTCGGCCAGGAGCGCCCCGTCCAGTACGCCGTGGCCGCCGACACCGGCAGCGCCGACGACTCCGCCCGGCTGGTCACCGACGCCCTCGGCGACGACCGCGTGCTCCACCTCGCCCGGCGCACCGGCTTCGGCCAGGCCGTCGAGGAGGCCGCCCGCACCGCCCCCGTCCTCACCCCGGACGACCTCGCGTACCTGAGGCGGCCCAGCGGCTGGGACCCCGTCACGCGCACCTGGCGCGACGACTCCTACGACCTGCCGGAGCTTCCCCACGGAGAGCCGGTGCAGTGGCTTTGGCTGCTGCACGACGACTGCGCCCCCGAACCGGACGCCCTGGCCCAGCTCCTGCGCGTCGTGGACAACGAGTACGAACTCGGCCGCGACGACGTCGCCGTCGTGGGCCCCAAACTCCGCGGCTGGTACGACCGCCGGCAACTGCTGGAGGTCGGCGTCTCCATCGCCAACTCCGGCCGCCGCTGGACCGGCCTCGACCGCCGGGAGCAGGACCAGGGCCAGCACGACCACGTCCGGTCCGTCCTGTCGGTGTCCACCGCGGGCATGCTGATCCGGCGTGACGTCTTCGAGCGGCTCGGCGGGTTCGACCGCCGGCTGCCCCTGATGCGCGACGACGTCGACCTGTGCTGGCGCGCGCACGCCGCCGGCCTCCGCGTCCTCGTCGCCCCAGAGGCGGTCGTACGCCACGCCGAGGCAGCATCGCGCGAACGCCGCGCCGTCGACTGCGCGGGCCGCACCACCGCCTCCCCGCACAAGGTGGACAAGGCCGGCGCCGTCCACACCCTCCTCGTCAACGTCCGTACCGCCGCCCTGCCCTGGGTGCTGCTGCGCGTCGTCGTGGGCACCCTGCTGCGCACCCTCGCCTATCTCGTCGGCAAGGTCCCCGGACAGGCCGTCGACGAGATCCGCGGCCTGCTCGGTGTC
Coding sequences within it:
- the cofD gene encoding 2-phospho-L-lactate transferase, whose protein sequence is MRIVVLAGGIGGARFLRGLKQAAPDADITVIGNTGDDIHLFGLKVCPDLDTVMYTLGGGINEEQGWGRTDETFHLKEELAAYGVGPEWFGLGDRDFATHIVRTQMIAAGYPLSAVTQALCDRWKPGVHLIPMTDDRVETHVAVELDGERKAVHFQEYWVRLRASVPAEAVVPVGAEQAKPAPGVLEAIAEADVILFPPSNPVVSVGTILAVPGVREAIADAGVPVVGLSPIVGDAPVRGMADKVLAAVGVESTAAAVAEYYGSGLLDGWLVDTVDSDSVTRVKAAGILCRAVPLMMTGLDATAQMARDALTLAEEVREA
- a CDS encoding cysteine dioxygenase — protein: MNSNSDLQIAGDILEVPHLLQTPREHPATVAEFAGLARSIAADRSQWEHLVRYDATTRWYRRLRTGPGYEVWLLSWLPGQGSGRHDHGPSSGVLTVLDGALTEHTERGTRVLRAGPAGVTPLERGREWGRVFAPGYVHEVVNDALEPAVSLHVYFPGLTQMPMHSARCAGAGAGAGAVTTA
- a CDS encoding WhiB family transcriptional regulator — encoded protein: MTELVQQLLVDDADEELGWQEHALCAQTDPESFFPEKGGSTREAKKVCLACEVRSECLEYALANDERFGIWGGLSERERRRLKKAAV